DNA sequence from the Manihot esculenta cultivar AM560-2 chromosome 11, M.esculenta_v8, whole genome shotgun sequence genome:
ttgggcaaatcaggcTTGTGcaattttgctctcttttgggcagatttaaggccatttttgccaaattatcattttactccattttctgcaaaataaggttaaaaccacaaaattaggtagaaaatgtgtaaattaacataaatattaatatggaaaatgggtctaaatttggctctatcagtCAGCTAGTATCACTTTGCCCCAAATTTTAGTGATTCAAAAATGCactcctttttttcttttgagtcTGCTAAAAACTTGCAAGACCTATTGTTTCTTTACATGCCTTCACATGTCGAATTGTATGATTCCTGACTCAAATTTTCCAAAAATCTGTGACTCAAACGCTGAATGATTCACAATTACCTTGCATTATTTGTTTGCTGAGTTATTTCCTTAGATCCATTGTTTATCACAAGCACATTGATAAAACTTTGCAGAATTTCTGTACTATTCGCTTCTTAAGTTTGATGTGGAGGAGGTGGAAGACTTGGGAAATCCAACTAGTTATCCtgttattttctcttttctaCTCTGCTGGACCTAATCTATGAAGGACATGTAATGATTAATTTCCTATTAGAAGATTGATATAAATGGTGATGTGCTCATGGGAGATCTCATTGTGAACAGGAAGAGTTAAAAACGGTCGAAGGCCTTCAGCCTGCTTCCTCATGCTGCAAAGAGTATGGTTTCTCAGTTGATTTACTTTCTATTAGTGTTTAGTTGGCTTGACTATTCTAATATCATCTCTGACCATTAACATTTAATTGGCAGGCTTGATGACTTCATTGGAGCTAAACCAGATCCTCTTGTGGCAATGTATCTGTTTTTCATCACGTTCTAATTTTTACAAATTATGATTTCTAATGCTAAATTAGTTCACTAAAATTCCATGATCATTTTCCGACGCAGAAATGAGGAACCCCATAAATCTGGTTGTCGCTGGAAGTGGCTCTGGTATTTGTATTCTCCTAAATATATCTGCTCTGATATAATTTATAGGTTAAGAATCTAATATGCATTTATACAGAAAAGAATTATCTCTTTAAAGTAAATGCTCTGCTCTAATTCATTGTCTTCAAGACATGGGAGTGTTCAATAAAAGAATATGCAAAAGTTTGCTAAGATGTTGTAGTGCTAGAAAGCTGAagtttcttcttttttcctttttttctccaGTCGTCCATGGATTTGCTGCTCGAGTGGATGTCAACCTCATTTACAATGGCCAGCTTGCTGTGCTTGCTGTCCATCTGGCAACTCCCACAAGCGTTCATGCTGCTGCTTGGAGAAAATGGCTTGTCAAAGTTGCTGCAAATTTACCAGACTTTCATGTCCAAGCTTCAGTTACTGCTGTTTCAATTCATCTCTGTGTAATTGTACAAAGGTGAATCTATGTTGTAGTTGCTCAAAAACATTTCACAACTCATGTTGTCTATAATCATACAATAATTTGTGCTTTTCTTGAACTGCAACTCTCTTCAGCCTCCttatgttaattaattttatgcaGCAATTTTACCTTCCCAAAAAAATCCTGAATCCAGTTGCTTTTCTTTGGCAAAATCTTTTTAAAACCTAACCAATCTATGGAAAATTTATTCCCCTGATTGGCTAATACTTCATTAATATGCTATGCCTGATAGGCATGGTCATATATGACATAAGGTATGGTCTTTTTTGCTACCATTCAAAAGATTGTGTGAAGTCTGGAAGAACCAAGACCGGAGTAACGGTCATCGCCTGTTTCAAGGCGACAAAAGCATGTAAAGATTTTTCTGCCTACTGGAATGAATTTTTTTGCAGCATGTCTTTGATAGGAGCGGCTGGAATTTCATATTTGGAGATAAATTTTCGGTGGTAGTCCATGAGGCCAAGAAATTCCCGGAGTCCTCGAATAGTGGTTGGTTGAGTCCGATCCAACATTGCGGCAATTTTAGATCAATCTACTTGTATATTTGCTGAAGTTATCAGATGGTCCAAATATGTTATTTGAGGTCGGGCAAAGGAGCACTTCGATTTCTTGATAAAAAGTTGATGGTCTGCTAGAATTTGGAATACTATCCGTAAATGCTGCAAGTGTTCAATTTCGATTTTGTttaaaatcaatatatcattgaaaaaaattaaaataaacttgCATAACTATGATCCAAATACCTCATTCATGAAAGCCTCCTCATTCATGAAAGCCTCCTCATTCATGAAAGCCTGAAATATGAAAGAGGCGTTGGTGAGTCTAAAGAGCATAACACATTCATGAAAGCCTGAAATATGAAAGAGGCGTTGGTGAGCCTAAATAGCATAACGATGAACATGGCCGTGATGAAATCGGAATACAGTTTTTTCAACATCGGAATACAGTTTTAGTTTACTGTTAAATTTAATCACAACAACTATTATTGAATATTAATTAtgagtataatatatatatcttataattctatttttaataaaaaaaataaaatataattctaaTGGCATCATTACACCTAATACAAGACAACATCACATCATTAAGCTAATGATTGCAATGTTGGATTTTCTACATAAATATTCTTCAGTATAAGCTGATgtcaatctattaattttaatttagtgaaaaactaaattcttttttaaattaaaaagtttcagatttaaatttcaattaaaattaaataatttagtaattgTCAAGATCTAAAAGGTCATGGTGAGTTTATCTTTATCCTTGCAAGTTATGTTTTGTGGGGGaaagggaagatggagaaagattTATATAAGCTACAACTGGGTATACAAAGATAACATGTAAGCTTTGAATTTGATGGCATTTTGTATCTCCAGTTTCTCAGGAAACAGAAAGAAAACGTCATGGCTAGTTCCTCCGTCTCTCATCTTCCCCTtgtcttcttcctttctctcACCCCTCTAATCTTCTCTTTACCATTATCAGACCTTCATCGTTCATGTCTCCAAATCTCACAAGCCTACCCTTTTCTCCTCTCACTATGATCGGTATACATCCATCATTCGATCCCTCCCTCCCCCCTCTCCCCACCCCACCAAAATCATCTACACCTATGGTCGTGCCATCAACGGCTTCTCTGCCCACCTCACTTCCGCTCAGGCAACAGTTCTACGTAGTGTGCCTGGTGTCGTCTCCGTCATTCTAGACCAGATACGTCATGTACAAAGGCTATGTGTTCTATACAGGGAAACCCATTGATGAATCAAGAGGTTCAGCTTCTCCCGGAGATACAGAAGGTCATGGCACCCATACAGCATCCACTGCAGCTGGGTCCTTGGTCCATAACGCAAACTTTTACGAATACGCTCGGGGAGAAGCTCGCGGTATGGCTTCAAAGGCACGAATTGCTGCATATAAGATCAGTTGGAGTCTGGGTTGCTTTGACTCTGACATTCCTGCAGCCATGGATCAAGCGATTGCAGATGGTGTCCATTTGATCTCATTATCTGTAGGTGCCAGTTTTGCTCCTCAATACGATCACGATTCCATAGCGGGTGGGGCAACTCAGCATGGTATTATTGTCTCTTGCTCTGCTGGGAATACAGGACCAGATCCTTTTACGGCTGTTAATATTGCGTCTTGTATCCTCACTGTCGGTGCTTCCACCGTTGATAGGGAATTTCCAGCTGATGTCGTGCTGGGTGATGGGAGGATTTTTGGTGGGTGCGTCGCTCTACTCTGGTGAGCCGCTAGTGGATTTGAAGCTTCCGTTGGTGTATGCTGGCGATTGTGGAAGTAGATATTGCTTTGCGCGGAGCCTAAACCCAAAGTTCAGAGGAAAATCGTGGTATGTGATCGCGGAATGAATGCAAGAGTAGAGAAAGGAAGCGCGGTGAAGCTTGCAGGTGGGTCTGGAATGATATTACCAAACACAGCAGAGAGTGGCGAGGAGCTTATGCCGACTCTCATCTTATACCTGCGACCATGGTTGGCGAAATTGCTGGTAATCAGATCCGTAATTATATCAAATCGAGTCAATTTCCGTGGAACAGTAATTGGGAGTCCACCACCAGCTCCTATAGTTGCAGCCTTTTCCAGCCGTGGTCCAAACCGTTTGACACCAGAGATTTTGAAGCCGGATGTTATAGCTCCTGGAGTTAATATCCTGGCTGGCTGGATGGGAGCTTCAGCTCCAACAGATTTGGATATTgatcctaaaagagttgtgtttacCTTAGCCTCAGGTACATCAATGTCCTGTCCCCATGTTAGTGGAATAACTGCGTTGCTTCGAAATTCATACCCAAATTGGTCACCTGCTGCTGTAAAATCTGCTCTAGTGACTACTGCTTATAACTTGGATAATTCCGGAAAAAGCATTCTTGATCTTGCCACCGGCAGTGAATCAATGTGAACGAAAATGGGATAGTCCAGGAAATCTCAACTACCCGTCATTCTCTGTTGTTTTTGAGCCTAACACAGATATGGTTACTTATAAGAGGACGGTGAAGAATGTTGGAAGCTCTGTTGATGCTGTTTACGAGGTTAAGGTGAATGCAGGCGAAGCAAGCTTGTGTTCAGTGCAGGAAATCAGACATTATCCTATGATATTACATTCTCTAGAAGTAGCTAGGGTTGGTCTAGCATTAGTTCACAAAGTTTTGGATCAATTGAGTGGAGTGATGGAAGCCACCGAGTTAGGAGTCCCATTGCTGTGAAGAGGCATCAAGAATCATCCAAGGCTTCCATTTGATTTGCAGAGGATTGTGCATTTGGAAATAGGAATTGGAGCGTCTTCAATTTGTGTAGTTATGTCCACATGTTTACTCTGTCAGGCTGTGGTACAAAACGAGATGATCCCCTAATTTGCTTTCTCTTAACTATGGAGCAGTTGATGCAGGGAGTGCAATAAAAGCTTTGTACAGCTGATTAATAGTTGCTCTATACGCGCAGGTTAAAGCGCTCTAGTAGTTAAAAATTTCTATATACGCTCTGCAATGGCTATGAATTATTAAGCTCTAATAACACATTTAGACCACAACTCAAATCCAATAAGAAGAATAGTAAACCAACCTACAACCCGCGATCCCAAACAATTGGCTACCAGAAATTTTCATAAGTACTTGGTGATCATGGCGGTCATCAATCTATTTTGAGCTTAAGAAAACATAAATCGATGTCATAACAttgcatcacatatcaataTAGTTGTCACAAGGAAACTGCACATCCGACCCTACAAATTGGGTCCAAAGGCTgccagaaaaaaaaattcagaaacAAACATACTATCGATCCAATCCCATATTTTTAATAATCTATTACAATGTTTAGTCACTGGAGACACATCTTTGGTTGGCCTTCTTACTTTCAGGAGCTGATTTACATGACATCAAACTTTTTACCCAGCTGCCCGGTCATAGATTCTCATTCTAGTGGCCATACTTTTGGAATTCCCACTCGCTATTATCTGAAAGAATGAGAAAATCACACAACAGTTATGAAATTTGTCACATAATACGATAAAGTGAAAAAAGGTATTTGAATTGGTGAAAACATACCGAGAGGGCACACTTGGCGGGTTTTGAGCCATCGGCTGATGCAGTGGAAGTGGAATGCATGGTTGCACACACCTGAGTGGGCAGAAAACAAGTTTCTTTGATCAGAAAAGAAGATTGACagaacaaataaaataattttaacccATAAAAGATGAAGTCTATTTCAGCACTACAACAACTAAGCTTTAATCCCAGACTAATTGCGAAGCCTTTTCATCAGCACTACAAATATAGAAAAGTTGACCAAGCTTAAATCAAATAATTGAATCATAAACTAACTAAACCAACAAAAGGGTCCTATATCAAGTGGCATTTAGACCAGTTATAAACCCAGACGTGACACTGAGAAGATATTAAGGTGATAATAGTTTCTATGCTGCAGGATCAATATCAAAAGAAAGCAGCAAATACAAGCATATCAATTAAGTTATTACAAACAGCACAAAAGTCAAAACCTCAACGCCAAAATAAACAGAGACATGCATCCCGCCAATAACTAACAACAGGATTCCTAACCACAACAAACTTGCACCACTCCAAGTCTAACATCCCACCTCATTTTGACAACTATAATTAACCACATTCAAGAATCTCCATCATGGCAAGTCATTTTTcagacatattaaaaaaatataaaagaatgtTTCCCATTCATATGTCAAGTCTCCTGTCCTCTTATAAGTAAATTTCCTGGTTGAAGCAGAAATCCAAGGTTTTCTCTCATAAATCACCATCTAAGCAAACTGAAACAGGGACTGCAACAGGCTTATCAAAATTCATTAAAGAACTCCTAAATCCATTTGGGTGTCTCATTGTCTCTCAAGCATCGATCTCTAATAAACCTAGCCCCATTCAGCAGgtaagaaaattttattctcTCATTTAGCACGATTGTTGATTTGGTACTGCACAATTTAAAAAGAATGGGGAACTAATTGTGTTCAAAATCAATACTACCACCCAagtattactcaagcaattttcCTGAGTCCGACTATTTATGGAGAGGAGAGTTAAGATGCAAGAGGCACTTTAAATAAAAAGCTTAAGCTAATGAGAGCAATGAGTATTCTGATAATGAACAGCACATTCTTGAAGATGGCTGGGTAACATTCCTATGTCTAATTTCACTGTCAC
Encoded proteins:
- the LOC110626341 gene encoding guanine nucleotide-binding protein subunit gamma 3, translating into MMGGCSNSCSSSSSCGSSSLAAPPPLRPKSPPGGLDLFGKRRQLVKVQILEREIGLLQEELKTVEGLQPASSCCKELDDFIGAKPDPLVAINEEPHKSGCRWKWLCRPWICCSSGCQPHLQWPACCACCPSGNSHKRSCCCLEKMACQSCCKFTRLSCPSFSYCCFNSSLCNCTKVNLCCSCSKTFHNSCCL